Proteins from a single region of Caloramator sp. E03:
- the mazG gene encoding nucleoside triphosphate pyrophosphohydrolase has protein sequence MIKIVGLGPGSWEDLTLRCINVLKYANNLYLRTDKHPCVDYIKKLGIKFKTFDSLYEQSESFDEVYEEIARQIVALNDVTYAVPGHPLVAEKSVQLILDYAKLKGIEVEVIPALSFVDVIINALKVDPVEGLKIIDGLQLDKQKPDINVGNIITQVYSKMVASDVKLKLMEYYDDEQPIYVIKAAGVKELEKIQRIPLYEVDRVDWIDYLTSLYIPPVNKPKKYNLDALVEVMKKLRSENGCPWDREQTHESLKRYLIEEAYEVIDAIDKNDMESLCEELGDIMLQVVFHSQIAEEYGEFDIKDVIHGITDKMIKRHTHVFGEDICETSEDVLFNWEKIKQKEKNIESYTDSLRAIPKVLPALLRSYKVQEKASKVGFDWDKVDEAMDKVKEELEELLKVYKSQNNENIIEEIGDLLFAVVNVARFLDINPEFALTKTIEKFITRFEHIEKSAEENGKKLEQMTLNEMDKLWNDAKIKKK, from the coding sequence ATGATAAAAATAGTAGGATTAGGGCCGGGTTCATGGGAAGATTTAACTTTAAGATGTATAAATGTCTTAAAATATGCTAATAATCTATACTTGAGAACAGATAAACATCCTTGTGTTGATTATATTAAAAAGCTTGGGATAAAATTTAAAACATTTGATAGTTTATATGAACAAAGTGAAAGTTTTGATGAAGTGTATGAAGAAATAGCAAGACAGATAGTTGCTTTAAATGATGTAACTTATGCTGTACCAGGACATCCTCTTGTTGCTGAGAAATCCGTACAATTAATTCTTGATTATGCAAAACTAAAAGGAATAGAAGTTGAGGTTATACCTGCACTGAGCTTTGTTGATGTAATAATAAATGCTCTTAAGGTTGATCCAGTAGAAGGATTAAAAATAATAGATGGACTCCAGCTTGATAAACAAAAGCCAGATATAAATGTAGGAAATATAATTACGCAGGTTTATTCAAAAATGGTTGCATCAGATGTAAAATTAAAGCTTATGGAATACTATGATGATGAGCAGCCGATATATGTTATAAAAGCTGCTGGAGTTAAGGAACTTGAAAAAATACAAAGGATACCTTTATATGAGGTTGATAGAGTTGATTGGATTGATTATCTTACAAGCCTTTATATTCCTCCAGTAAATAAACCTAAAAAATATAATTTGGATGCTCTTGTTGAAGTGATGAAAAAGTTAAGAAGTGAAAATGGATGCCCATGGGATAGGGAGCAAACTCATGAAAGTCTTAAAAGATATCTTATTGAAGAGGCTTATGAGGTAATCGATGCAATAGATAAAAATGATATGGAGTCACTTTGCGAAGAACTTGGAGATATAATGTTGCAAGTTGTATTCCATAGCCAAATAGCAGAAGAATATGGAGAATTTGATATAAAGGATGTGATACATGGGATAACCGATAAAATGATAAAAAGACATACTCATGTTTTTGGAGAAGATATTTGTGAGACATCTGAAGACGTTCTTTTTAATTGGGAGAAGATAAAGCAAAAGGAAAAAAACATAGAATCTTATACTGACAGTTTAAGAGCAATACCTAAAGTACTACCTGCACTTTTAAGAAGCTATAAGGTACAGGAAAAGGCTTCAAAAGTAGGTTTTGACTGGGACAAAGTAGATGAAGCAATGGATAAAGTAAAAGAGGAGCTTGAAGAATTATTAAAAGTATATAAATCACAAAATAATGAAAATATAATAGAAGAAATTGGTGATTTGTTGTTTGCAGTTGTAAATGTTGCAAGATTTTTAGATATAAATCCTGAATTTGCCTTGACAAAAACGATAGAAAAGTTTATAACAAGATTTGAGCA
- a CDS encoding putative polysaccharide biosynthesis protein — MQKKNIVRGTLILGIAGIVAKFLGFFFRIPLIYMIGEEGIGLYQLTYPLYTFLLGLSSGIPIAISKMISERMALNKTKEAFNVFKVALLIMGLFGGLSSIFLILFSNTIIYSLRWSRDVYYSLLGISLAPFFTCILSAYRGYFQGIQNMVPPAISQIIEQIIRVLVGVGLAYLLLPFGIPTAAGGASFGAVAGSIAGLLWVMFCYCKSKLRFSERQMSSSKIILAMQIFRIAIPISIGQAIGAVMSLIDSMMVIGLLKIAGFNEQYATILYGQLTGKAFVLINVPLTLSIALSQSTVPAISESFAIGDRIKIKRDVKMAYKLAMILALPCCAGLYTLAEPILFLVFQGYSDGWNLMQILSIAAFFIIIAQTSTSILNGIGKTLMPVCVMIIGSVIKIAINLIFIPIPFLNIKAAAYGTLITYFIVALIDFILVVKYTKVNFDFKEIFIKPLTCTIVMIFMVMLSYIIIYNFTLKRNLTTVISILCGIAIYFVMLFITRTLTLTEIKRII, encoded by the coding sequence ATGCAGAAAAAAAACATAGTAAGAGGTACATTGATACTTGGAATTGCAGGAATAGTTGCTAAATTCTTAGGATTTTTTTTTAGAATACCACTTATATATATGATAGGTGAAGAAGGTATAGGATTATATCAGCTTACATATCCTTTATATACCTTTTTGCTTGGATTATCTTCAGGAATACCTATTGCAATTTCAAAGATGATATCAGAGAGAATGGCATTAAATAAAACAAAAGAAGCATTTAATGTGTTTAAAGTAGCTCTACTTATAATGGGGCTATTTGGAGGATTATCAAGCATATTTTTAATATTATTTTCTAATACTATTATATATTCTTTAAGATGGAGCAGAGATGTTTATTATTCTCTACTTGGAATATCTTTAGCTCCTTTTTTTACCTGTATATTATCTGCTTATAGAGGTTATTTTCAAGGTATTCAAAACATGGTTCCTCCAGCAATATCTCAAATAATAGAACAAATTATAAGGGTATTAGTAGGTGTTGGTCTTGCATATTTATTGCTACCCTTTGGAATACCAACTGCTGCTGGAGGGGCTTCTTTTGGAGCAGTTGCAGGCTCTATAGCAGGGCTTTTATGGGTTATGTTTTGCTATTGCAAAAGTAAATTAAGATTTTCGGAAAGACAAATGTCTTCATCAAAGATAATATTAGCTATGCAGATATTTAGAATTGCAATACCTATATCTATAGGCCAGGCAATAGGTGCTGTAATGTCATTGATTGATTCTATGATGGTTATAGGGCTTTTAAAAATAGCAGGCTTTAATGAACAGTATGCAACTATACTTTATGGACAGCTTACTGGTAAAGCGTTTGTCCTTATAAATGTTCCACTGACCCTTTCAATTGCCTTATCTCAAAGTACAGTACCTGCAATATCTGAGAGCTTTGCAATAGGAGATAGGATAAAGATAAAAAGAGATGTTAAAATGGCATATAAACTTGCTATGATATTAGCATTACCTTGTTGTGCAGGACTTTATACTCTTGCTGAACCCATACTTTTTTTAGTCTTTCAGGGCTATAGTGATGGATGGAATCTTATGCAAATACTTTCAATTGCAGCGTTTTTTATAATAATAGCTCAAACATCTACAAGTATACTTAATGGTATAGGTAAAACATTAATGCCTGTATGTGTTATGATAATAGGGAGTGTTATTAAAATTGCAATTAATTTAATATTTATTCCGATTCCGTTTTTAAATATAAAAGCTGCAGCTTATGGAACCCTTATAACATATTTTATTGTGGCTTTAATAGATTTTATACTTGTGGTAAAATATACAAAGGTAAATTTTGATTTTAAAGAAATATTTATTAAACCATTAACATGTACAATTGTTATGATCTTTATGGTTATGTTAAGCTATATTATAATCTATAATTTTACCTTAAAAAGAAATTTAACAACTGTAATTTCAATATTATGTGGAATAGCTATCTATTTTGTAATGCTATTTATAACAAGAACTTTAACTTTAACTGAAATAAAGAGAATTATATAA